In Pseudomonas nunensis, a single window of DNA contains:
- a CDS encoding AAA family ATPase codes for MASLTQVAEVLRVEAGRLRANMDAEALAAKKLRLKELEARQLLSEHIEGIARVIDNLAHRARLQNCLNDIAATRPISVLAGQLTRTYISEALAGRMNEELTRLELRHVEAGVSSAGEAGAVRLGIQLLDCQLAPHQVLSEAEQRMCALAYFFAELHQSGSTSGIVFDDPVSSLDHSHRTAVAQRIVEESANRQVIVFTHDAVFFGELITLCQDAGLTPEVRSISYRSEGPGYVDVGLPYDMRRHRERIVQHRRDQQQIAASFNSPPGDTERYAIRNAYSDLRVTIEIGIEDTILNETVVRFRDGISVGRLNGVMAVQEQDFREVQRLHDRCCRNVSAHSHAAGQQRPVTHPDELLGDIEAVNTMFTRIRSRRG; via the coding sequence GTGGCGTCGCTCACTCAGGTTGCGGAAGTACTTCGCGTAGAGGCGGGCCGCCTGCGCGCAAACATGGACGCAGAAGCCTTAGCGGCCAAAAAGCTACGGTTGAAAGAGCTGGAAGCACGGCAGCTACTCTCCGAGCATATCGAAGGCATAGCACGGGTGATTGATAACCTGGCCCACAGGGCTCGGCTCCAGAATTGCCTAAATGACATTGCAGCTACACGGCCGATTAGCGTGCTAGCTGGCCAACTGACTCGGACTTATATCAGTGAAGCACTGGCTGGACGCATGAACGAGGAGCTCACTAGGCTGGAACTTAGGCATGTTGAAGCTGGAGTCAGCTCCGCCGGTGAGGCCGGGGCAGTTCGCCTGGGAATTCAGCTGTTGGACTGCCAGCTTGCCCCGCACCAAGTGTTGAGCGAGGCAGAGCAGCGTATGTGTGCGCTTGCCTACTTCTTCGCTGAGCTTCACCAGTCGGGATCGACTTCCGGAATCGTTTTCGACGACCCGGTCTCAAGCCTCGACCACAGCCATCGAACCGCCGTCGCGCAACGAATTGTCGAAGAGTCCGCCAACCGGCAAGTCATTGTATTCACCCACGACGCTGTATTCTTCGGTGAGTTGATAACGCTCTGCCAAGATGCGGGTCTGACACCTGAAGTGAGGTCGATCAGCTACCGGTCGGAAGGCCCTGGATATGTCGATGTCGGTTTGCCGTATGACATGCGCCGGCATCGCGAGCGCATCGTGCAACACCGTCGTGACCAGCAGCAAATTGCAGCAAGCTTCAACTCCCCTCCCGGAGACACTGAGCGGTATGCGATCCGTAATGCATACAGTGATCTTCGCGTGACGATCGAAATTGGTATCGAGGATACGATACTTAACGAAACCGTTGTCCGGTTCCGCGACGGAATCTCGGTCGGCCGGCTTAACGGCGTGATGGCTGTCCAGGAACAGGACTTCCGTGAAGTACAGCGCCTTCACGATCGATGTTGCCGCAATGTTAGCGCGCATTCGCATGCGGCCGGCCAGCAGCGTCCAGTAACACATCCCGATGAGTTGCTTGGGGATATCGAGGCCGTGAACACGATGTTTACGCGCATCCGAAGCCGAAGAGGCTGA
- a CDS encoding SDR family NAD(P)-dependent oxidoreductase codes for MTRLNGKVAIVTGAGRGIGRATAKLLAAEGAKVAVVSRTAENVDQVVADIQAAGGVALGIVCDIADPDQFPVAVDKVMAAYGRIDILVNNAFDPSAVFSSVIELSAELLQRNLEMGPIAYLRAMQACYPHLKASGEGRVINFASLAGVIGMQGYAPYNMAKEAVRALTRTAAREWGADNITVNNVMPVADTWGTAVDAPAPTNALGRYGSPEEDIAPVVLFLASRDSQFLTGYSLTPDGGQIIDSAR; via the coding sequence ATGACCCGACTCAATGGAAAAGTCGCTATTGTCACCGGCGCCGGCCGTGGTATCGGCCGAGCCACCGCTAAACTTTTGGCGGCGGAGGGTGCGAAAGTCGCGGTCGTTTCGCGCACGGCTGAAAATGTTGATCAGGTGGTTGCTGATATACAGGCCGCTGGCGGTGTCGCCCTCGGAATCGTTTGCGATATCGCTGATCCCGATCAATTTCCTGTCGCTGTCGACAAGGTGATGGCTGCCTATGGACGAATCGATATTTTGGTTAACAATGCTTTCGATCCTTCTGCGGTTTTTTCATCGGTGATTGAGCTATCGGCCGAGTTGTTGCAGCGTAATTTAGAAATGGGCCCGATTGCTTATCTGCGAGCAATGCAGGCGTGCTATCCCCACCTCAAAGCTAGCGGTGAGGGCCGGGTTATTAACTTCGCTTCCTTGGCCGGCGTAATTGGCATGCAGGGCTATGCGCCTTACAACATGGCAAAGGAGGCAGTACGTGCTTTGACTCGCACTGCGGCCAGGGAGTGGGGCGCTGACAATATCACTGTCAACAATGTCATGCCGGTTGCTGATACTTGGGGAACAGCAGTCGATGCGCCTGCCCCCACTAACGCGCTTGGCCGTTATGGATCACCGGAAGAGGATATTGCGCCAGTGGTATTGTTTCTCGCCAGCAGGGACTCGCAGTTCTTGACGGGATACAGCCTCACGCCTGACGGAGGTCAAATCATCGACAGCGCCCGCTAA
- a CDS encoding DoxX family protein: MIENYIYWVSTALLSLLYFASASMYIAKGDFVRNAQAELGYSAAHLVPLMIVVKILGPIAILWRFNVAISDLAYAGMFYHLLLSASAHLGVRKPKGSIPAAVGIILLAASFVTQNVVRENPSPYAPMAIIHDAFK, from the coding sequence ATGATCGAAAATTATATTTACTGGGTTAGCACAGCGCTTCTTTCGCTGCTCTATTTCGCCTCTGCCTCGATGTACATCGCCAAAGGAGACTTTGTTCGCAACGCACAAGCGGAGTTGGGCTATTCAGCCGCCCATCTTGTGCCGTTGATGATCGTGGTGAAGATACTGGGGCCCATCGCGATTTTGTGGCGTTTCAATGTGGCAATCAGTGATCTGGCGTATGCCGGAATGTTTTATCACCTGTTGCTATCAGCGTCAGCCCACCTGGGTGTTCGTAAACCCAAAGGTTCTATCCCGGCAGCCGTTGGGATCATTCTCCTCGCTGCTTCGTTCGTGACACAAAACGTTGTTCGCGAAAATCCATCGCCTTATGCGCCGATGGCGATCATCCATGATGCTTTTAAGTGA
- a CDS encoding winged helix-turn-helix transcriptional regulator, producing MENQTNDDGQINMHEEMRRAFSLLSGKWKLEIMWLLNQRIYRFGELRKAISGITQHMLTAQLRELESDGLISRTVFAEVPPRVEYEMTAKARALGPTMEALAKWWNEYGGSVPVKPASRGRKAKII from the coding sequence ATGGAAAACCAGACTAATGATGACGGTCAGATCAATATGCATGAGGAAATGCGGCGCGCATTTTCGCTGCTTTCAGGCAAGTGGAAGCTGGAGATCATGTGGCTGCTAAACCAGCGAATCTACCGTTTTGGGGAACTGCGCAAAGCGATCAGCGGCATTACACAACACATGCTGACGGCGCAACTTCGAGAGCTTGAGAGCGATGGCTTGATCTCGCGAACGGTCTTCGCAGAAGTGCCCCCGCGTGTTGAATATGAAATGACAGCAAAAGCACGTGCACTCGGACCGACGATGGAGGCGCTCGCTAAATGGTGGAACGAATACGGCGGAAGCGTGCCGGTGAAGCCCGCCTCACGTGGCCGCAAAGCAAAAATAATCTAG
- the map gene encoding type I methionyl aminopeptidase, producing the protein MRVKVPTKKPAEIALSRAAGKLAAEVLSMIAPYVKPGVSTDELDALCHDYIVNVQKAIPANVGYQGFPKTLCTSVNHVVCHGIPSDKKLRDGDIINIDIAVLKDGWFGDTSRMYFVGEPSAEARRIVDTTYEAMCAGIYAVGPGATLGDVGHAIQTVAHREGYSVVREYCGHGIGMVYHDEPQVLHYGNPGEGLNLKPGMIFTIEPMLNAGKCDVRTLGDGWTVITKDLSLSAQWEHMVLVTNDGFEVLTPWPDQSEEYQEIF; encoded by the coding sequence ATGAGGGTGAAAGTGCCAACTAAAAAGCCAGCAGAAATTGCCCTGTCGCGGGCCGCTGGTAAACTGGCCGCGGAAGTTTTGAGCATGATCGCGCCTTATGTCAAACCAGGCGTTTCTACCGACGAACTTGACGCGCTATGTCATGACTACATCGTCAACGTGCAAAAGGCCATTCCAGCCAATGTCGGCTATCAAGGTTTCCCTAAAACCTTGTGCACATCTGTCAATCATGTGGTGTGCCACGGCATCCCGTCAGATAAAAAGCTTCGGGATGGCGATATCATCAATATCGACATCGCAGTTCTAAAAGATGGTTGGTTCGGTGACACAAGTCGCATGTACTTTGTGGGTGAGCCAAGCGCTGAGGCTCGCCGGATAGTGGACACCACCTATGAGGCGATGTGTGCCGGCATTTATGCCGTAGGTCCTGGCGCGACGCTCGGTGATGTCGGGCATGCCATTCAAACTGTGGCGCACCGTGAGGGCTACAGCGTTGTGCGCGAATACTGCGGACATGGCATCGGTATGGTTTACCACGATGAGCCGCAGGTTCTTCATTATGGCAACCCAGGCGAAGGGCTGAATCTGAAACCGGGCATGATCTTCACCATTGAGCCAATGCTCAATGCTGGAAAGTGCGATGTAAGAACGCTTGGTGATGGCTGGACGGTGATCACCAAGGATCTTTCGCTCTCGGCCCAGTGGGAACATATGGTCCTGGTCACTAATGATGGTTTTGAGGTGTTGACTCCTTGGCCAGACCAATCAGAGGAGTATCAGGAGATTTTCTAA
- a CDS encoding isocitrate dehydrogenase, translating into MSKTIAIIKGDGIGPEIMQATLRVLDALDCNLRYDFVEAGLEALQQHGQLMPPVSIETIAKHGVALKGPLTTPIGRGFSSINVHLRRHFDLYANVRPAISFPGTRSRFEDIDIITVRENTEGAYLPEGQSISADGEVALASIRVTRTASERIVRYAFELARSKGRKKVTAVHKANIIKSCSGLFLEAARAVAAGYPEIEFHEMIVDNACMQLVMNPHQFDVIVTTNLFGDILSDLCAGLVGGLGLAPGSNIGADAAIFEAVHGSAPDIAGKNIANPCALLLAAADMLDYLGMVDKGTRIRTAIRVVLKTSCDQVTPDMGGTGTTESFADALVAYLRD; encoded by the coding sequence ATGAGCAAAACCATCGCAATCATCAAGGGTGACGGCATCGGCCCTGAGATCATGCAAGCGACGTTACGCGTACTCGATGCTCTTGACTGCAATCTTCGCTACGACTTCGTTGAGGCCGGTCTAGAGGCCTTACAGCAACATGGGCAGTTGATGCCCCCAGTATCCATAGAGACAATCGCCAAACATGGTGTCGCACTCAAAGGTCCTCTGACGACACCGATTGGTCGTGGGTTCTCATCGATCAACGTCCACCTTCGCCGCCATTTCGATCTCTATGCCAATGTACGACCCGCGATCAGTTTCCCTGGTACCCGTTCGCGCTTCGAAGATATCGACATCATCACGGTGCGCGAAAATACCGAGGGGGCGTACCTACCCGAAGGACAAAGTATTTCAGCGGACGGCGAAGTCGCTTTGGCGAGCATTCGCGTAACACGCACAGCCTCCGAACGCATCGTGCGATATGCGTTCGAGTTGGCTCGCAGCAAAGGTCGCAAGAAAGTTACCGCAGTGCACAAGGCCAACATCATCAAGTCTTGTTCCGGTTTGTTCCTCGAGGCTGCACGTGCAGTCGCTGCGGGATATCCGGAAATCGAATTTCACGAAATGATCGTCGATAACGCCTGTATGCAGTTGGTGATGAATCCCCATCAATTCGATGTCATTGTCACCACCAACCTGTTTGGCGACATCCTTTCAGACTTGTGCGCAGGCCTGGTGGGTGGATTGGGCCTGGCGCCCGGATCGAACATCGGCGCCGATGCGGCCATCTTCGAAGCGGTCCACGGCTCGGCACCAGACATTGCGGGCAAGAACATCGCAAACCCATGTGCATTGTTGTTGGCTGCCGCAGACATGCTTGATTATTTGGGCATGGTGGACAAGGGAACACGCATTCGTACCGCGATCCGTGTTGTTCTGAAAACCTCCTGTGATCAAGTGACACCGGATATGGGCGGAACCGGTACTACCGAGTCCTTCGCTGACGCCTTGGTGGCCTATTTGCGTGACTAG
- a CDS encoding YoaK family protein: MPIKYVRSLTGRRRTTAANRHLGFVLAFVAGAINAGGFLAVHQYTSHMTGIVSSMADNSVLGDYDLVLSGTGALLSFLVGAACSAVMVNYSRRRRMHSEFAVPLLFEAFLLICFGFMGAQLSTVDGLFVSVTVMLLCFIMGLQNAVITKISKAEIRTTHITGIITDIGIEFGKLFYWNAVSTSLHPKVLANRTRLKILILLALNFFFGGVVGAFGFKHIGYISTVPLAMVLVTLAIVPAFDDVRLFVRRVMRK, from the coding sequence ATGCCGATCAAATATGTCAGGAGCCTCACCGGGCGAAGGCGTACCACAGCCGCAAACCGACATCTTGGGTTTGTCCTGGCCTTCGTCGCAGGAGCAATCAATGCTGGCGGTTTCCTGGCGGTGCATCAGTACACCTCACACATGACAGGCATCGTTTCTTCGATGGCAGACAACAGTGTGCTGGGAGACTACGACCTGGTTCTTAGTGGCACCGGCGCATTGTTGTCTTTTCTGGTTGGGGCTGCGTGCTCTGCGGTCATGGTCAATTACTCCCGACGCAGACGGATGCACAGTGAGTTTGCCGTGCCCCTCTTGTTCGAAGCCTTTCTGCTCATCTGCTTTGGATTTATGGGCGCTCAGCTTTCCACCGTGGATGGTTTGTTCGTGTCCGTCACCGTGATGCTGCTGTGTTTCATCATGGGCCTGCAAAACGCGGTGATTACCAAAATATCCAAAGCCGAAATCCGAACGACTCACATCACCGGGATCATCACGGATATCGGTATCGAGTTTGGAAAACTGTTTTATTGGAATGCCGTTAGCACATCGCTCCATCCAAAAGTTCTCGCCAATCGGACCCGACTCAAAATACTGATACTGCTCGCGCTGAATTTCTTCTTCGGCGGCGTGGTGGGTGCATTTGGCTTCAAGCACATCGGGTACATCTCAACGGTACCGCTCGCGATGGTTCTGGTGACGCTGGCAATCGTGCCTGCCTTTGATGACGTCAGGCTTTTTGTCCGCCGCGTCATGCGAAAGTGA
- a CDS encoding malic enzyme-like NAD(P)-binding protein, which produces MTTDFKKAALDYHEFPTPGKISIALTKPADTAAQLALAYSPGVAEPVREIAKNPENAYRFTGKGNLVAVITNGTAILGLGNLGPLASKPVMEGKALLFKRFAGIDSIDIEVNAESSQAFIDTVVRIADTFGGINLEDIKAPECFEIEEALIEQCSIPVFHDDQHGTAIVTAAGMLNALEIQGKTLGNARIVCLGAGAAATACMRLLLSLGAQRRNLYMVDRIGVIHSAREGLNQYKAQFINDGGPRTLMEAMKGADVFVGLSGANLLPAEALAAMAPNPVVFACSNPDPEISYELAMATRDDLIMATGRSDYPNQVNNVLGFPFIFRGTLDVRATRINEAMKIAAVEALRQLAKEPTPVEVLQAFNVDKLEFGRDYILPKALDARLLGAISGAVAKAAIDTGVAKLHYPTHYPL; this is translated from the coding sequence ATGACTACCGACTTCAAAAAGGCTGCACTGGATTACCACGAGTTCCCAACCCCAGGAAAAATCAGCATTGCGCTGACCAAGCCTGCCGACACAGCCGCCCAACTCGCACTGGCTTACAGCCCTGGCGTAGCCGAGCCTGTACGCGAAATAGCAAAGAATCCCGAGAATGCCTACCGCTTCACCGGTAAAGGAAATCTGGTGGCTGTGATCACCAACGGCACTGCCATTCTGGGCCTGGGCAATCTAGGTCCCTTGGCCAGCAAGCCGGTCATGGAAGGCAAAGCATTGCTGTTCAAGCGTTTTGCCGGAATCGATTCGATCGATATCGAAGTCAACGCTGAAAGCTCCCAGGCCTTTATCGATACAGTCGTACGCATTGCTGACACCTTTGGCGGCATTAACCTGGAAGACATCAAAGCTCCTGAGTGCTTTGAAATCGAAGAAGCACTGATCGAGCAATGCAGCATCCCCGTCTTCCATGACGACCAACACGGCACTGCCATCGTCACTGCCGCCGGCATGCTCAATGCACTTGAGATTCAGGGCAAAACCCTGGGAAATGCGAGAATTGTTTGCCTTGGTGCGGGTGCCGCAGCCACTGCCTGTATGCGTCTACTGCTGAGTCTCGGCGCTCAAAGACGCAATCTGTACATGGTCGATCGCATCGGCGTTATTCACTCCGCTCGGGAAGGCCTCAATCAATACAAAGCACAATTCATTAACGACGGTGGCCCGCGTACGCTGATGGAAGCCATGAAGGGCGCTGATGTGTTTGTCGGTCTGTCTGGAGCCAATCTGCTTCCGGCAGAAGCACTGGCAGCGATGGCACCTAATCCGGTCGTGTTTGCCTGCTCGAACCCGGACCCTGAAATCAGCTACGAGCTCGCCATGGCCACTCGTGATGACCTGATCATGGCGACCGGTCGCTCTGATTACCCGAACCAGGTCAATAACGTTCTGGGCTTTCCGTTCATCTTCCGCGGGACGCTGGATGTCCGCGCTACCCGGATCAACGAAGCAATGAAAATTGCGGCGGTGGAAGCACTGCGCCAATTGGCCAAAGAGCCGACGCCTGTGGAAGTGCTGCAAGCGTTCAACGTCGATAAGCTCGAGTTTGGGCGCGATTACATCCTCCCCAAAGCGCTCGATGCTCGCCTGCTCGGAGCGATATCCGGCGCAGTGGCCAAGGCCGCTATCGACACCGGCGTTGCGAAGCTGCATTACCCGACGCATTACCCGCTCTAA
- a CDS encoding SulP family inorganic anion transporter, whose protein sequence is MIAIREAWKAGLLGREHWLRNIVSGVIVGVVALPLAMAFAIASGVKPEQGIYTAIVGGLLVSLFGGSRLQIAGPTGAFIVILASVTAKYGVDGLQIATMMAGAILLLLGITKLGALIKFIPDPVIVGFTAGIGVIIWVGQWKYFLGLPKISGEHFHERLWHLIQALPGLHVPTTLLAILSLLLVILAPKIPGVRRVPGPLIAMVVVTALHSCFQFDGVATIGSAFGGIPQGLPKMGLPEITLPQIIELIGPAFAIAMLGAIESLLSAVVADGMAGTKHDSNQELIGQGIANLVTPLFGGFAATGAIARTATNIRNGGNSPIAGFAHAVTLILLIFFLAPLASDIPLCALAAILFVVAYNMSELKHFKRMVKRAPKADVAILLITFGLTVFSDLAIAVNIGVILAMLQFMRRMASSVEVQLMVEKELEAELRMNGHVHLPPGVLVYTIEGPLFFGAAETFERVLAQTHTDPGTLIIRLKRVPFMDITGLQTLLEVIEQLRKRSIVVRLCEANEKVLGKLDRAGVLQALGSQHYHADFSGALGSYAEIDKTQG, encoded by the coding sequence ATGATTGCCATACGAGAAGCTTGGAAAGCGGGCTTGTTAGGGCGCGAGCATTGGCTTCGAAATATCGTTTCGGGGGTCATCGTCGGCGTCGTGGCGCTACCCTTGGCCATGGCATTTGCCATCGCCTCGGGCGTCAAGCCGGAGCAAGGGATCTACACGGCAATTGTAGGTGGCTTGTTGGTTTCGCTTTTCGGCGGGAGTCGACTACAGATCGCCGGCCCTACCGGGGCGTTCATCGTCATTCTGGCCAGCGTAACCGCCAAGTACGGCGTTGATGGCTTGCAGATCGCGACAATGATGGCGGGCGCAATTTTATTACTGCTCGGCATCACCAAGCTGGGCGCACTCATCAAGTTTATTCCCGATCCCGTGATCGTTGGGTTCACCGCTGGCATCGGTGTGATCATTTGGGTCGGGCAGTGGAAATACTTTTTGGGCTTGCCGAAAATCAGTGGCGAGCATTTTCATGAGCGGCTTTGGCACCTCATCCAGGCGCTGCCCGGCCTTCATGTGCCCACGACCCTGTTAGCCATCTTGAGCCTGCTGCTGGTGATTCTTGCGCCTAAAATTCCAGGCGTGAGGCGTGTTCCGGGTCCTCTGATTGCCATGGTCGTTGTGACAGCGCTGCATTCCTGTTTTCAATTCGATGGCGTGGCAACGATCGGGAGTGCATTCGGGGGTATTCCTCAAGGCCTACCCAAAATGGGTCTTCCTGAAATAACGCTGCCACAGATCATTGAATTGATTGGTCCTGCGTTCGCGATCGCGATGCTGGGGGCGATCGAGTCGCTGTTGTCTGCTGTAGTCGCCGACGGGATGGCCGGCACCAAACATGATTCCAATCAGGAGTTAATCGGACAAGGCATTGCTAACCTGGTCACTCCTCTGTTTGGAGGCTTTGCTGCGACAGGTGCGATCGCTCGAACAGCGACCAACATCCGCAACGGTGGCAACAGCCCCATTGCGGGTTTTGCCCACGCTGTCACGTTGATTTTATTGATCTTCTTCTTGGCACCTCTGGCTTCGGATATCCCGCTGTGCGCGTTGGCTGCGATCTTATTCGTGGTCGCTTACAACATGAGCGAACTAAAACACTTCAAACGCATGGTCAAACGAGCCCCAAAAGCGGACGTTGCGATCCTTTTAATCACCTTCGGCCTGACCGTTTTCAGCGATCTAGCGATTGCAGTGAATATCGGGGTCATTCTCGCGATGCTGCAATTTATGCGTCGGATGGCTTCATCTGTAGAGGTGCAGCTAATGGTCGAAAAAGAGCTGGAGGCAGAGTTGCGCATGAATGGGCATGTACATCTTCCACCTGGTGTTTTGGTTTACACCATTGAGGGGCCTCTCTTCTTTGGCGCAGCAGAAACCTTTGAGCGCGTCTTGGCTCAGACGCATACCGATCCAGGGACGTTGATTATTCGCCTGAAGCGGGTGCCATTCATGGATATCACGGGCTTACAAACGCTGCTCGAAGTTATTGAGCAGTTGCGCAAACGCAGCATCGTCGTGAGGTTGTGTGAAGCCAACGAAAAAGTCCTTGGCAAGCTCGACAGGGCAGGGGTTCTTCAGGCGCTCGGCTCACAGCATTATCATGCTGACTTCAGTGGCGCACTGGGCAGTTACGCCGAGATCGACAAGACCCAGGGCTAG
- a CDS encoding ribbon-helix-helix protein, CopG family encodes MENKTARLTVLIDPVKKKALEELCASQDLTPSQVVRQLIRDYLETHGVSYATKSKAAANGK; translated from the coding sequence ATGGAAAATAAGACTGCACGACTCACTGTGCTCATTGATCCCGTCAAGAAAAAAGCCCTTGAGGAGCTGTGCGCTTCTCAGGATCTGACGCCCTCTCAGGTTGTTCGTCAGCTTATTCGGGACTATCTGGAGACGCATGGCGTGTCTTACGCCACCAAAAGCAAAGCTGCGGCCAATGGTAAGTGA
- a CDS encoding trimeric intracellular cation channel family protein has product MKAYHAGWVIYYCELSGVAAFAVTGTLMAGRKSLDWFGVITISLVTALGGGALRDVLMAHYPIEWVSNENGFLVGVSASLGTMIWARTLKTFNDRVLLVADAFGLAVFTVRGTDMALQQNLPPSIAVIMGVATAVAGGVMRDVLCNEVPLVFKREVYASISILGAVAYITLLDLQISLEVASAIAIAFVFVSRIAAIRWKWKLPRFDVVD; this is encoded by the coding sequence ATGAAGGCTTACCACGCTGGTTGGGTGATCTATTATTGTGAGTTGTCAGGCGTTGCAGCCTTTGCAGTGACAGGCACCCTGATGGCAGGGCGAAAATCGTTGGACTGGTTCGGCGTAATCACCATCAGTTTAGTCACCGCTTTAGGCGGCGGTGCCTTGCGTGACGTACTGATGGCACATTATCCGATCGAGTGGGTTTCCAATGAGAATGGCTTTTTGGTAGGAGTTAGCGCTTCGCTAGGAACCATGATTTGGGCGAGGACCTTGAAAACCTTCAACGATAGGGTGTTGTTGGTAGCCGATGCATTTGGATTGGCTGTATTTACGGTCAGAGGAACAGATATGGCTCTTCAACAAAACCTCCCTCCCAGCATCGCAGTGATCATGGGTGTAGCTACCGCAGTCGCAGGGGGTGTGATGCGTGATGTGTTGTGTAACGAAGTACCGTTGGTGTTTAAACGAGAGGTTTATGCATCCATCAGTATTTTGGGTGCCGTCGCCTACATCACGCTGTTGGATTTGCAGATTTCACTTGAAGTAGCGTCTGCAATCGCTATTGCGTTCGTTTTTGTCAGCCGTATTGCTGCCATTCGTTGGAAATGGAAGCTACCCAGATTCGATGTAGTCGATTGA
- a CDS encoding DUF4917 family protein, producing MAVAPSFGYGSLLDHARQNGLLTADVIRLFEFFDTADFELILRLVWQTSHVNLSLEIPDDRTGQAVRCLGLDVHLG from the coding sequence ATGGCCGTTGCGCCCAGCTTTGGCTACGGCTCATTGCTGGATCATGCCCGACAGAATGGCCTTCTCACCGCTGACGTGATCCGCCTGTTCGAGTTCTTCGATACAGCCGATTTCGAGCTCATCCTCCGTCTTGTCTGGCAGACATCCCACGTCAATCTATCCCTTGAGATACCAGATGACCGTACGGGCCAAGCAGTAAGGTGCCTTGGCCTCGATGTTCACCTTGGATAA
- a CDS encoding response regulator — translation MRVMILDDDPWISDLLKQLVLSIRPVAQVDCFIDVASALDAWQPSTYQLVMADWNLPDAPGVNLLQKIREKDQDTPLIMITGRADRDSVLAVKSLRISAFFTKPFQVSRVVQCLEELLPLDAPPRATTVSTEDLMSYLNGLSSGELDLPLLASVKDKLQLGYGGALMDLRELANDWQYDPALCAHLIAAANGAAYFGLGQPCTNLNGALTRLGGLTSVNLAISQALRQTNTQPDGMLMTFIQAHLDEAERLAERIFLLAQQCGLDPAPLQSAALLHRMGELCVLYQIQKWGNQDNSVDEETLMHAIRDFAAPFAVRLKARWGLPMVLRELIGAIYALPPMQVRREQVVMRLAAAMNNGEPEADIERLKRLAGLT, via the coding sequence ATGCGTGTGATGATTCTGGATGATGATCCCTGGATATCAGATCTTTTAAAACAGCTCGTGTTGAGTATCCGTCCGGTTGCCCAGGTCGACTGCTTTATCGATGTCGCTAGTGCTTTAGACGCTTGGCAGCCAAGCACCTATCAATTGGTGATGGCCGACTGGAATCTACCGGATGCCCCCGGCGTCAACCTGTTGCAGAAAATTCGCGAAAAAGATCAAGACACGCCGCTGATCATGATCACCGGACGCGCTGATCGAGACAGTGTGCTCGCGGTAAAGTCGCTGAGAATCAGCGCCTTTTTCACCAAGCCATTCCAGGTTTCGCGCGTTGTTCAATGCCTGGAAGAGCTCCTTCCCCTTGATGCACCCCCTCGAGCGACCACTGTCAGCACTGAAGACCTGATGAGCTATCTCAATGGTTTGTCTTCGGGTGAGTTGGACTTGCCTTTACTGGCTTCGGTAAAAGACAAGCTTCAGCTCGGCTATGGCGGGGCGTTAATGGATTTGCGAGAGCTCGCCAATGATTGGCAGTATGACCCGGCTCTATGCGCGCACTTGATCGCCGCAGCCAACGGTGCCGCGTATTTCGGGCTCGGGCAGCCATGCACGAATTTGAACGGTGCCCTGACGCGGTTGGGAGGGCTTACCAGCGTGAATCTGGCGATCAGCCAAGCCCTGCGACAGACTAATACTCAACCAGACGGCATGCTGATGACTTTCATCCAGGCGCATTTGGATGAAGCTGAGCGCTTAGCTGAAAGGATTTTTCTGTTGGCGCAACAGTGCGGTCTAGACCCCGCGCCCCTGCAGAGTGCTGCCTTGTTGCACCGCATGGGCGAACTCTGTGTGCTTTACCAAATTCAGAAATGGGGGAACCAAGACAATAGTGTGGACGAAGAAACGCTCATGCACGCAATCCGCGATTTTGCAGCGCCATTTGCCGTTCGCTTGAAAGCACGCTGGGGACTGCCTATGGTTCTTCGGGAACTGATAGGTGCCATTTATGCCTTGCCGCCCATGCAAGTCCGTCGCGAACAAGTGGTAATGCGCCTTGCCGCCGCCATGAACAACGGCGAACCCGAAGCAGACATTGAAAGGCTTAAACGATTGGCCGGCCTGACCTAA